One Epinephelus lanceolatus isolate andai-2023 chromosome 10, ASM4190304v1, whole genome shotgun sequence genomic region harbors:
- the LOC144464400 gene encoding putative C-type lectin domain family 20 member A: MFFFIGIIDDVAAADDDDDDDDDGDRCLHRLAAMKRRGLVFLLLSGCVLVSHLQPEGVIRRFHAIREMKNWTDAQRYCREKFTDLATIQDQAHNTEAQQVAGIGQFWIGLFKSDWEWSEDNQQLSTKTWFNSWAPDEPKLKCATITEDGSWFTQHCDKQLYLMCYNADSDKHILVKQRMTWVDAQKFCRSRYTDLSSIRTGTVNRVISSLLQHDEDYDTTEHNEETNTAESSEENVGGTASPLEAWIGLHVNFWKWSDRSSTHKQPVIKQPSAVTGTCMSMNSAAEWYSSLCSDKHFFLCHSDVRTQILRSVKVRLSGGSADLNDPALQDAILQQLKQKLEAAGIREEVKLRWRRQSDGKSFHKEEKEEKERAAPCDREQKTVCDNRVIYE, translated from the exons ATGTTCTTCTTTATTGGGATCATTGATGACgtagctgctgctgatgatgatgatgatgatgatgatgatggtgacagATGTCTTCACAGACTTGCAGCCATGAAGAGAAGAGGCCTGGtgttcctgctgctgtcag GTTGTGTGCTGGTCAGTCACCTGCAGCCTGAGGGCGTCATCAGACGTTTCCACGCCATCAGAGAGATGAAGAACTGGACTGACGCTCAGCGTTACTGCAGGGAGAAGTTCACGGACCTCGCCACTATCCAGGATCAAGCCCACAACACTGAGGCCCAGCAGGTGGCCGGGATTGGACAGTTCTGGATTGGACTCTTCAAAAGCGACTGGGAATGGTCTGAGGACAACCAGCAACTATCCACAAAAACATGGTTCAACAGTTGGGCCCCGGATGAGCCGAAGCTGAAGTGTGCGACCATAACTGAGGATGGGAGCTGGTTTACCCAGCACTGTGACAAGCAGCTTTACCTCATGTGTTACAATG CtgacagtgacaaacacatcCTGGTGAAGCAGAGGATGACCTGGGTTGATGCTCAGAAATTCTGCAGGTCCAGGTACACAGACCTGAGCAGCATCAGGACTGGGACAGTCAACAGGGTCATCTCCAGTTTACTGCAACATGACGAGGACTACGACACCACGGAGCACAACGAGGAGACGAACACTGCTGAGAGCAGCGAGGAAAATGTTGGTGGCACTGCCA GTCCCTTGGAGGCCTGGATCGGTTTGCATGTAAACTTCTGGAAGTGGTCCGACCGGAGCAGCACACACAAGCAGCCGGTGATTAAACAACCTTCTGCTGTGACAGGAACATGTATGAGCATGAACTCAGCTGCTGAGTGGTACAgttcactctgctcagacaaaCACTTCTTCCTCTGTCACTCAG ATGTCAGGACACAAATACTGAGGTCAGTGAAGGTTCGGCTGAGCGGAGGATCTGCAGACCTGAACGACCCTGCGCTGCAGGACGCCATCCTGCAGCAG CTGAAGCAGAAACTGGAGGCGGCAGGGATCAGAGAGGAGGTGAAGCTGCGATGGAGGAGGCAGTCTGATGGGAAGAGCTTCCacaaagaggagaaagaggagaaggagagagcggCCCCTTGTGACCGGGAGCAGAAAACTGTGTGTGACAACAGAGTGATTTATGAATGA
- the s100v1 gene encoding S100 calcium binding protein V1, producing the protein MATKYSDLELAINTLVTEFHKAADDQPTMNTTQFQTMISKQLPGFGKTVETEEGLGQVLEQMGIQGGQSISFENFWNLINKQAIQLFNSMYKEKSANCGCLLQ; encoded by the exons ATGGCGACTAAG TACTCAGATCTGGAGCTGGCCATCAACACGTTGGTCACAGAGTTTCACAAAGCTGCAGACGACCAACCGACCATGAACACCACCCAGTTCCAGACCATGATCTCCAAACAGCTGCCTGGATTCGGCAAG ACTGTGGAGACTGAGGAGGGTCTGGGTCAGGTCCTGGAGCAGATGGGGATCCAGGGCGGTCAGAGCATCTCCTTCGAGAACTTCTGGAATCTGATCAACAAACAGGCCATCCAGCTGTTCAACTCCATGTACAAGGAGAAGAGCGCCAACTGTGGCTGCCTGCTGCAGTGA